In the Triticum aestivum cultivar Chinese Spring chromosome 2B, IWGSC CS RefSeq v2.1, whole genome shotgun sequence genome, TTGAGAGATGGCACAAAGTTTGTCTTATCTCCGAGTGTTCTCCTGTCAACACGTTCATCATCACCATAGTAACACTGTGGTATAAGGCGCGACAGTGCCAACCCAATGCGCAATACTGCTGCTGGAACTTGGAGGTTGCCAAATGAAACTATCAATAGAGCATATGCTTGGAATGCGATGATCATGTACCGAACTGAGCCATGAAAAGTTGACACCAACATCACTATGACAGCAAACATGCACAAATTTATGATAACTCGGCGCCAACATGCCAGTTTGCGGCCAAGAGCAGAATCTACTAGTTTGACTACACCTGCGAACCGAAGTTTGCTGATTGTAAGTAGGAGCACCACCATGAATAGTACTAGGTATGCTGCCCATCTGGACATTGGGTTTCTGGTAATAAACCTGTGAATTGAGAAATCCTTGTACCTAAAACCATAGCCATATGGTACAGAGGGACCTAACAATATAATTGCTACCATGGGGCTCCATAATGATATTGCACAGGATAGTTCATTGGATATGAGTAGTTTTGCAGCTCCTGGAGTCAGAAACCGGCCAATTGCAAGAATTACCAGAAGAACAAATGGCATTGGTGGTATCCAATGTCCATACAAGATCACTACGCACACCATAACCTCCATAAGACATACGGTGAAGATCAGCCCATTCCAGCCAAGAGACTTGAAAGCACCTCTCGTGCGGAAGAACAACTGGTAATCTGGCCTATTGTTTCCATGGCTGAACATCCTGAGGTATGCATTATTGTGTGATTAAGCAAAATAGACATCACACGATCGACAAAACAAAGTGGATCGACATGCATATATCTAGACCACTATGGCAGTTGTAAAATAACCAATTCCTCTTGACAAGATTTAGTACAACGCTTCTGTGTTTTTCTTTCTAAAAGGAAGGAAAATCCTCGGCCTCTACATCCTTGAATGCATACAGCCAGTTTGGATTCTGCAAAATCTTTTTTCAGATGCAGATCGGTGATCAGTGGTAGTACTGTTTCTCTATCGCATTCTTTACTTCAAAATTGATGACTCTTATTGTCCAATTGTCGCCACCATATTGCATCACTTTAAAATAGTAGCCAGCAGCTTGATTTTTTAACAGAAATCATCATCTTGAACATATTATGTATAACATCCACAAAACTATATCACTAAGAGGTACTACTTTGAttcaaaatactccctccgttcctaaatataagtctttggagagattccactatggaccacatacagagcaaaatgagtgaatctatactctaaaatgcatctacatacatccgtatgtggtccatagtgaaatctctacaaagacttatattttggaacggagggagtatgttctaATTTGTACAATGTTTGTTTCTAGTATACTGGGCTTTTTTCTTccattctttttattttctttcttggctGTGTATATCCAGGATGCCTTTGGACGTCTTGTTAGtacagaggccgggtgtaattgaTATCTTCTCGATATTTATATATTCCCTTTGTCGGAAAAAAATATGTCGTTGGTTCAGCGTGCGAAGTTGGAATTTGACCGACAAACATCAAATGGTTATTATGAGTTTAATTTTACAAAAGTGATGGGAGTAGGAAATATTCCCAGCTAGTATTTGCCTCCTTTGGTTCATAAGATAGAAATATCAtgggaataggaaaatcatagaaaGTGATGAGATAACATTTATAAACTTTTTCATTgggtctaggctaatgtttttttctTTGAAATGTAAATGATTGGTTCATATCCTACATAGGAATAAAATcccattcctataaaccaaaagGCTTCAAAGAAATTTTTTCTGTAAAATTTATGTCCTTCAGAATTCCCACAAAATTCGTGTAAATCAAGGATGCGTTCATCTCCTTTCCTCTAGAGAAAAAAAAGGAGCTCCACTGTATTCTTGAAACTGTGTACGTCGATTTTGTCGACACAAACATGCACATCGATCGATGTGCTATGGAAATGAAAGATGTGTATAGTCGCATACCTCGCGGCCTCCAGGAAAACTATGGTCGTCACCATCCAAAAATCGTCACCGGGACGGAGCACCGTCGGGTAGCCGCCGAGCAGGACGACGGTGGCCCAGGTAAATGTCAGCGTACCCAGAGCGTTGCCCATCCTCTCTATCATGGCGACGAAGTGCACGAAGCGGTTCAGCCGCTTCTCCGGCATGGCCTTGGCCTTGCCGGCGGGAGGAGCCGCCGGCATCTGCACGCGGTGCTCAGCGACGTTGTCCATCGCTTTGAGTGACCCCTCAGCGCACCGTCGTATAGGGCCGGGGCAGCGTACTGGTCACAACGTACGTCCACTGCAAGCCACAGCTTGTAAAGCTGTTTGCCAAGGAAGACATGTAAACATCGCACAAGCTTGTCCGCACTCTCAAGTCATATTCTGGCATTTAAAGTAGGCAAAAAATCTCCGAGAAATATCAGCCATAGTGCGCAACAAAATTCCAAGTAATATCCACTACTGAAAAAAAAAATCTTTACTACAGTTTGTTGGTCTCACTTTCATCACTTTCACCTCTCCCATCAATACGTGCCCCCTCCTACCGTTTTCAATGGAAGGACCCCACCTCCCCGCGATTGAGGCTATGAGAAGGACGGTCGTCTTTCCATGAAAGTGGGCAATATGTGCTGTCAAGTGTGAGAAGGACGGTTGTCTGAAAAATAATAATACATGGTCGTGTGCATCCATAGTTGGGAAGGTGAGGGATTATCCTTTTTTTTCAAAAGGCGACCGGTTTTCAAGTTTCAAGTGATGCTTGCTGGTCTAATGACAATGTGCTGtgtagggcatctccaacgccgaccatCGTACGACTGTCGGAAATATACCCTATatgcaataatattgtattattatatttccacattcataattaagagtttatatatattctatgctataactttTATGATTCTGGAATATACAATTCAGTCATATGCACATTtgaaatgataaacggtaaaataagattcctagtctcgcctctaagactagctcaaatATTATTTgtgatcatgttttctggatcttaCGATATGGTTAAGTGTAACAATTAACCTAAAACAGCTTCAAGAATATGACGTTAAAAAaatgatcatattgaatcaacccaaacttgtttgttatactttgagatacaaTCGTCACAAGTCAACCGcataacacggagtgttaacgtgtgagttagttccttagaccatgagagtatcgtagtcatcTCTTACCGTATGatgaactttggggttgctcaaacatcatctaTAACACAGTTATCATAACGACAACttgtaagtgtcggtgtcaaaaccggcggatctcgggtagggggtcccgaactatgcatctaaggctaatggtaacaggaggcgggggacacgatgcttacccaggttcgggccctctttatggaggtaataccctacttcctgcttgattgatcttgatgatatgaatattacaagagttgatctaccacgagatcgtagaggctaaaccctagaagctagcctatgattatcattgttcttgtcctacggactaaaccctccagtttatata is a window encoding:
- the LOC123040840 gene encoding uncharacterized protein isoform X1 gives rise to the protein MDNVAEHRVQMPAAPPAGKAKAMPEKRLNRFVHFVAMIERMGNALGTLTFTWATVVLLGGYPTVLRPGDDFWMVTTIVFLEAARMFSHGNNRPDYQLFFRTRGAFKSLGWNGLIFTVCLMEVMVCVVILYGHWIPPMPFVLLVILAIGRFLTPGAAKLLISNELSCAISLWSPMVAIILLGPSVPYGYGFRYKDFSIHRFITRNPMSRWAAYLVLFMVVLLLTISKLRFAGVVKLVDSALGRKLACWRRVIINLCMFAVIVMLVSTFHGSVRYMIIAFQAYALLIVSFGNLQVPAAVLRIGLALSRLIPQCYYGDDERVDRRTLGDKTNFVPSLNILYAMVVGQGILYIVACILEVFSFILRRPLIHLAGFRGPLGVEYVDLYYAYAFEKCMRGVVLAPKKTNLITFSIDCIESNSPKMQFYGVQMIHAFLKKEPLKIKAISKLTTSTKTVTTVLDMLGWTSRGNKDIRSFAAKVMAELAKSIRIASIPGAMQLIASLLDTTHETEIKDPLLDTNSQVAKQDALVEQVSKGRQNSVRLKWWKQMVIYCLIPAEEPP
- the LOC123040840 gene encoding uncharacterized protein isoform X3 is translated as MDNVAEHRVQMPAAPPAGKAKAMPEKRLNRFVHFVAMIERMGNALGTLTFTWATVVLLGGYPTVLRPGDDFWMVTTIVFLEAARCWKE